The following coding sequences lie in one Crassostrea angulata isolate pt1a10 chromosome 10, ASM2561291v2, whole genome shotgun sequence genomic window:
- the LOC128168086 gene encoding cell death abnormality protein 1-like, with amino-acid sequence MESVLYSCILGLIACVYKIDGISCPETISLSIKDNQLPVYQAMATFPCGGHLIGWRTTGAIPNYNLFLGVWIPNYGTQKLLTLLEPLNKISGGEMEPLIVESGDFMGLVLLNDSISSSSKLDQLAQQTQTPHFLTSAYTKNKLLVAVVPRNTTRGSVLNFEEISFHLIPAEFTLQVQMDYTGIHKTKWESTKKLNKRNKSTKCSLNLPNCESCIKIKGKLACSQCRDGFYGKTCKDMCPESCSSCEQKSGDCIRCATEYFGPSCKEQCPTGCAPSLGCNAVSGCVQCRLGWGGMWCKQFTQSCDEGRFRGSNCKDQCPENCEACNGTQVNEHCLVCKRGFQWQLCADVVANNHESESISDGGSSSLGAILGALFALIILGAIVAGVVYYLVRRRRRNSAKRQSVLQSLNGLPSRNALDGNERPCNTYVEDFPTKANQNRRLPLPPGEDEEGYMAPQAKPDVTSRLLQEEELSSNDKPSTSEAARSSPHQDDVYEVIGDVEHIEETFE; translated from the exons ATGGAATCGGTATTATATTCATGTATACTGGGACTAATCGCATGTGTATATAAAATTG ATGGTATATCATGTCCAGAAACAATATCCCTGTCTATAAAAGACAATCAACTTCCGGTTTACCAAGCGATGGCGACATTTCCATGTGGAGGCCATTTAATTGGATGGCGGACCACTGGCGCTATACCAAATTACAATCTATTCCTAGGAGTCTGGATTCCAAATTACGGCACCCAAAAACTCCTCACCCTTTTAGAACCTCTCAATAAAATTAGTGGCGGGGAAATGGAACCGCTTATAGTCGAAAGTGGAGATTTCATGGGTTTAGTGTTACTTAATGACAGCATTAGCTCATCGTCCAAACTAGATCAGCTTGCACAACAAACACAGACTCCACACTTTCTTACATCAGCTTACACAAAGAACAAATTGTTGGTAGCTGTGGTTCCAAGGAACACAACAAGAGGcagtgttttaaattttgaggaaatatCGTTTCATTTGATTCCGGCAGAATTTACACTGCAGGTTCAAATGGATTATACTG GTATTCATAAAACCAAATGGGAGTCGACAAAGAAACTTAATAAACGGAATAAGTCAACAAAGTGCAGTCTTAATCTTCCAAACTGTGAGTCCTGTATAAAGATCAAAGGTAAACTTGCATGCTCCCAGTGCAGGGACGGGTTTTACGGAAAAACCTGTAAAGACATGTGTCCCGAGAGTTGTTCATCTTGTGAACAGAAGAGCGGCGACTGCATCCGGTGTGCGACCGAGTACTTTGGTCCCAGCTGTAAAGAACAGTGCCCCACGGGGTGCGCGCCCTCCCTGGGCTGTAACGCAGTAAGTGGGTGTGTCCAGTGTCGCCTAGGCTGGGGCGGAATGTGGTGTAAGCAGTTCACTCAGAGCTGTGACGAAGGACGCTTCCGTGGGAGCAACTGTAAGGACCAATGTCCCGAAAATTGTGAAGCCTGTAACGGGACGCAAGTGAATGAACACTGTTTGGTCTGCAAGAGAGGATTTCAATGGCAGCTGTGTGCAGATGTGG TTGCAAACAATCACGAATCTGAAAGTATATCTGATGGAGGATCCAGCTCTTTGGGAGCCATATTGGGTGCTTTATTTGCTTTAATTATACTTGGTGCAATAGTGGCTGGGGTTGTTTATTATCTTGTAAG GCGTCGACGCAGGAATTCTGCCAAGAGGCAGTCCGTTTTGCAATCACTAAATGGACTTCCTTCGAGAAATGCGTTGGACGGAAATGAACGTCCATGCAATACATATGTAGAGGACTTCCCAACAAAGGCAAACCAGAACAGGCGACTTCCGTTACCCCCCGGCGAAGATGAAGAAGGATATATGGCGCCTCAAGCAAAACCGGACGTGACGTCAAGACTTCTGCAAGAAGAGGAACTGTCCTCAAATGACAA ACCATCCACCTCTGAGGCAGCAAGATCCTCGCCCCACCAGGATGACGTTTACGAGGTTATTGGCGACGTGGAACACATAGAGGAGACTTTTGAATAG